In Quercus lobata isolate SW786 chromosome 12, ValleyOak3.0 Primary Assembly, whole genome shotgun sequence, a genomic segment contains:
- the LOC115971124 gene encoding signal peptide peptidase isoform X2 — protein MKSVERIANVALAGLTLAPLVMKVDPNLNVILTASLTVFVGCYRSVKPTPPSETMSNEHAMRFPFVGSAMLLSLFLLFKFLSKDLVNAVLTCYFFVLGIVALSATLLPAIKRYLPTHWNQDVISWRFPYFRSLDVEFTRSQIVAAIPGTFFCAWYASQKHWLANNILGLSFCIQGIEMLSLGSFKTGAILLAGLFVYDIFWVFFTPVMVSVAKSFDAPIKLLFPTADTARPYSMLGLGDIVIPGIFVALALRFDVSRGKHSQYFRSAFLGYSVGLVLTIVVMNWFQAAQLLAFDESKAANSSEESSESDANSSKKEE, from the exons ATGAAAAGCGTTGAGCGAATTGCGAATGTAGCTTTAGcag GTTTAACTTTAGCACCACTTGTTATGAAGGTAGATCCAAACTTAAATGTTATTTTGACTGCGTCCCTCACAGTTTTTGTGGGTTGCTACAGATCTGTCAAGCCAACTCCACCTTCT GAGACAATGTCTAATGAGCATGCCATGCGTTTCCCTTTTGTTGGGAGTGCGATGCTGTTATCactatttttgctttttaagtTTCTATCAAAGGACTTGGTCAATGCCGTTTTGACATGCTACTTCTTTGTGCTTGGGATCGTTGCCCTTTC GGCAACACTTTTACCTGCAATTAAACGTTATTTACCGACGCATTGGAATCAGGACGTTATTAGCTGGCGTTTTCCTTACTTCCGTT CTTTGGACGTTGAGTTCACAAGGTCTCAGATTGTTGCTGCAATCCCTGGAACCTTTTTCTGTGCATGGTATGCTTCACAGAAGCATTGGCTAGCTAACAATATACTGGGACTTTCCTTCTGCATTCAG GGAATCGAGATGCTTTCTCTTGGGTCTTTCAAGACTGGCGCCATTCTTTTG GCTGGACTTTTTGTGTATGatattttctgggttttcttcACTCCAGTGATGGTTAGTGTTGCAAAATCTTTTGATGCTCCTATTAAG cTTTTGTTCCCTACAGCAGATACCGCTCGACCATATTCGATGCTTGGACTTGGTGACATCGTAATCCCTG GTATTTTTGTAGCATTGGCTTTGCGATTTGATGTGTCTAGAGGGAAACACAGCCAGTACTTTAGGAGTGCATTTCTGGGATATTCTGTTGGTTTGGTGCTTACAATTGTTGTCATGAACTGGTTCCAGGCTGCACAG TTGTTGGCGTTTGACGAGTCTAAGGCTGCTAATTCATCCGAAGAAAGTAGTGAAAGCGATGCTAATTCTAGCAAGAAGGAGGAATAA
- the LOC115971124 gene encoding signal peptide peptidase isoform X1, with product MKSVERIANVALAGLTLAPLVMKVDPNLNVILTASLTVFVGCYRSVKPTPPSETMSNEHAMRFPFVGSAMLLSLFLLFKFLSKDLVNAVLTCYFFVLGIVALSATLLPAIKRYLPTHWNQDVISWRFPYFRSLDVEFTRSQIVAAIPGTFFCAWYASQKHWLANNILGLSFCIQGIEMLSLGSFKTGAILLAGLFVYDIFWVFFTPVMVSVAKSFDAPIKLLFPTADTARPYSMLGLGDIVIPGIFVALALRFDVSRGKHSQYFRSAFLGYSVGLVLTIVVMNWFQAAQPALLYIVPCVIGFLAAHCIWNGEVKPLLAFDESKAANSSEESSESDANSSKKEE from the exons ATGAAAAGCGTTGAGCGAATTGCGAATGTAGCTTTAGcag GTTTAACTTTAGCACCACTTGTTATGAAGGTAGATCCAAACTTAAATGTTATTTTGACTGCGTCCCTCACAGTTTTTGTGGGTTGCTACAGATCTGTCAAGCCAACTCCACCTTCT GAGACAATGTCTAATGAGCATGCCATGCGTTTCCCTTTTGTTGGGAGTGCGATGCTGTTATCactatttttgctttttaagtTTCTATCAAAGGACTTGGTCAATGCCGTTTTGACATGCTACTTCTTTGTGCTTGGGATCGTTGCCCTTTC GGCAACACTTTTACCTGCAATTAAACGTTATTTACCGACGCATTGGAATCAGGACGTTATTAGCTGGCGTTTTCCTTACTTCCGTT CTTTGGACGTTGAGTTCACAAGGTCTCAGATTGTTGCTGCAATCCCTGGAACCTTTTTCTGTGCATGGTATGCTTCACAGAAGCATTGGCTAGCTAACAATATACTGGGACTTTCCTTCTGCATTCAG GGAATCGAGATGCTTTCTCTTGGGTCTTTCAAGACTGGCGCCATTCTTTTG GCTGGACTTTTTGTGTATGatattttctgggttttcttcACTCCAGTGATGGTTAGTGTTGCAAAATCTTTTGATGCTCCTATTAAG cTTTTGTTCCCTACAGCAGATACCGCTCGACCATATTCGATGCTTGGACTTGGTGACATCGTAATCCCTG GTATTTTTGTAGCATTGGCTTTGCGATTTGATGTGTCTAGAGGGAAACACAGCCAGTACTTTAGGAGTGCATTTCTGGGATATTCTGTTGGTTTGGTGCTTACAATTGTTGTCATGAACTGGTTCCAGGCTGCACAG CCTGCTCTATTGTATATTGTACCTTGTGTCATTGGATTTTTGGCGGCTCATTGCATATGGAATGGTGAAGTCAAACCG TTGTTGGCGTTTGACGAGTCTAAGGCTGCTAATTCATCCGAAGAAAGTAGTGAAAGCGATGCTAATTCTAGCAAGAAGGAGGAATAA